In a genomic window of Ralstonia insidiosa:
- a CDS encoding ABC transporter substrate-binding protein encodes MFKPLVLAAALSTLAAGATAADGIKVGMMTTLSGPGASLGIDIRDGFNLALKRLDKKLGGLPADVLIADDAQNPETGKQIAERFIKKDKVDIGTGIVFSNIMLAVGPAFFNTQTFYVSANAGPSQYAGAQCNPYFFNVAWQNDNLHEAMGKYMQDKGIKKAVLLAPNYPGGKDALAGVKRYYKGTVADEIMTKLGQLDYAAEIAQIRAANADALYVFLPGAMGVNFIKQYAQSGLLKKTPLYAPGFSADEDVVKAVGPAMEGIYNTSHWYREMDNPTNKQFVADFQKEYGRLPTLYASQGYDAALLIDAAVKQVGGKLDNKAALRKALETVKAPTTRGEYRFGPNHYPEQAYYLREIVKSADGSVSNKYIGKVADKLADTYVGECKMQ; translated from the coding sequence ATGTTCAAGCCACTCGTTCTTGCCGCGGCGCTATCTACATTGGCCGCGGGCGCCACGGCCGCCGACGGCATCAAGGTCGGCATGATGACCACGCTGTCGGGCCCCGGCGCGAGCCTGGGCATCGACATCCGGGACGGCTTCAACCTGGCGCTCAAGCGGCTGGACAAGAAACTGGGCGGCCTGCCGGCCGACGTGCTGATCGCCGACGACGCGCAGAACCCCGAGACGGGCAAGCAGATTGCCGAGCGCTTCATCAAGAAGGACAAGGTCGACATCGGCACCGGCATCGTCTTCTCCAACATCATGCTGGCCGTGGGACCGGCGTTCTTCAACACGCAAACCTTCTATGTCTCGGCCAACGCCGGGCCCAGCCAGTACGCGGGCGCGCAGTGCAATCCCTACTTCTTCAACGTGGCCTGGCAGAACGACAACCTGCACGAGGCGATGGGCAAGTACATGCAGGACAAGGGCATCAAGAAGGCCGTGCTGCTGGCGCCCAACTACCCGGGCGGCAAGGACGCGCTGGCGGGCGTGAAGCGCTACTACAAGGGCACGGTGGCCGACGAGATCATGACCAAACTCGGCCAGCTCGACTACGCGGCCGAGATCGCGCAGATCCGCGCGGCCAATGCCGATGCGCTGTACGTGTTCCTGCCCGGCGCGATGGGCGTCAACTTCATCAAGCAATATGCGCAGTCCGGCCTGCTCAAGAAGACGCCGCTGTACGCGCCCGGCTTCTCCGCCGACGAGGATGTCGTGAAGGCCGTGGGCCCGGCCATGGAAGGCATCTACAACACCTCGCACTGGTATCGCGAGATGGACAACCCCACCAACAAGCAGTTCGTTGCCGATTTCCAGAAGGAATATGGCCGCCTGCCGACGCTGTATGCATCGCAGGGCTACGACGCCGCCCTGCTGATCGACGCAGCCGTCAAGCAGGTGGGCGGCAAGCTCGACAACAAGGCCGCGCTGCGCAAAGCCCTGGAAACCGTCAAGGCGCCCACCACGCGCGGCGAATACCGCTTCGGCCCTAACCACTATCCGGAGCAGGCCTACTACCTGCGCGAGATCGTGAAGAGCGCCGACGGCAGCGTCAGCAACAAGTACATCGGCAAGGTGGCCGACAAGCTGGCCGACACCTACGTGGGCGAGTGCAAGATGCAGTAG
- a CDS encoding response regulator transcription factor, which yields MRVLLVEDDDMIGDSVRKGLRHDGFAIDWVRDGDAAVQAVIAPGAAGADPGTSMFDLMLLDLGLPKRDGLEVVREVRQRGIAIPILILTARDAVADRVAGLNAGADDYLVKPFDLQELAARMHALLRRQGGRADPLMRHGEVLLNPVTREVLRAGLPVKLSGREFAVLHALLARPGKVWSIAQLQDNLYGWDEEVGSNTVEVYIHALRKKLGSHFIQNIRGVGYVIPRETSVSPTSPAEPADGKDHQ from the coding sequence ATGCGCGTACTGCTAGTCGAAGACGACGACATGATTGGCGACAGCGTGCGCAAGGGTTTGCGCCACGACGGTTTCGCCATCGATTGGGTGCGCGATGGCGACGCCGCCGTGCAGGCGGTCATCGCCCCCGGTGCTGCCGGCGCTGACCCCGGCACCTCCATGTTCGACCTGATGCTGCTTGACCTCGGCCTGCCCAAGCGCGACGGGCTGGAGGTGGTGCGCGAGGTGCGCCAGCGTGGCATCGCCATCCCCATCCTGATCCTGACCGCGCGCGACGCGGTGGCCGACCGTGTGGCCGGCCTCAACGCGGGGGCAGACGACTACCTCGTCAAGCCGTTCGACCTGCAGGAATTGGCTGCACGCATGCATGCCTTGCTGCGCCGCCAGGGCGGTCGTGCTGATCCGCTCATGCGCCACGGAGAGGTGCTGCTCAACCCCGTCACGCGTGAGGTGCTGCGTGCGGGGCTGCCAGTCAAGCTGTCGGGGCGCGAGTTTGCCGTGTTGCATGCACTGCTCGCGCGGCCGGGCAAGGTGTGGTCGATCGCGCAGTTGCAGGACAACCTTTATGGCTGGGATGAGGAGGTCGGCAGCAACACGGTGGAGGTCTACATCCACGCGTTGCGCAAGAAACTTGGCAGCCACTTCATCCAGAACATCCGCGGCGTGGGGTACGTCATTCCCCGCGAGACCTCTGTGTCGCCAACGTCTCCTGCGGAACCAGCCGACGGCAAAGACCACCAATAG
- a CDS encoding sensor histidine kinase, with translation MQSIRKTLLWWLAGGLLAAIVVATGLIYAQARQEANALFDYQMQQVAAALPSQWIDPPPPALAAIAGDDDVVIRIWDDTGRSLYLSHARPDLPARAALGFSDVRTPEGPWRVYSVAYGPAVVQIAQPYSARHEVAARMALRTVAPLLILLPLLGWIVWLAVGRGLAPLGSVAKQVQARDAAALSPLPTQGLPDEIRPLTNALNDLLARLGAALAHQRAFVADAAHALRTPLAALKLQLQVADRAQDEDERRAAHADLHRGVERMIRLVGQLLTLARQEPGAADTQRAPVALDAVAADVVAELSPAAMHKGIDLGIAMESQPASVTGNGDALRVLLVNLVDNALNYCPRGARVDVSTGHAPDGGAQLVVEDNGPGIPAEERERVLDRFYRPAQAPTGGSGLGLAIVREIAQGHDATLALEEREGGGLRVVLRFPFKAAA, from the coding sequence ATGCAATCGATTCGAAAAACTCTGCTGTGGTGGCTGGCCGGCGGTCTGCTGGCGGCTATCGTAGTGGCCACCGGCCTGATCTACGCGCAGGCGCGCCAGGAAGCCAACGCATTGTTCGACTACCAGATGCAGCAGGTGGCCGCCGCGTTGCCGAGCCAGTGGATCGACCCGCCGCCGCCAGCACTGGCCGCCATCGCCGGGGACGACGATGTCGTGATCCGCATCTGGGACGACACCGGCCGCAGCCTCTACCTTTCGCACGCGCGTCCTGATTTGCCCGCCCGCGCGGCGCTCGGCTTCTCTGATGTACGCACGCCCGAGGGTCCGTGGCGGGTCTACAGCGTGGCCTATGGGCCGGCTGTTGTGCAGATCGCCCAGCCGTATAGCGCACGGCACGAAGTGGCCGCCCGCATGGCGCTGCGCACCGTGGCGCCGCTGCTGATCCTGCTGCCGCTGCTGGGCTGGATCGTGTGGCTGGCGGTGGGGCGCGGGCTGGCGCCGCTGGGCTCGGTCGCCAAGCAAGTGCAGGCGCGCGATGCCGCTGCGTTGTCGCCGCTGCCCACGCAGGGTTTGCCGGATGAGATTCGCCCGCTCACCAACGCGTTGAACGATCTGCTGGCCCGTCTGGGTGCGGCACTCGCGCATCAGCGTGCCTTCGTTGCGGATGCCGCGCATGCGCTGCGCACGCCGCTGGCCGCGCTCAAGCTGCAGCTGCAGGTGGCTGACCGTGCGCAGGATGAGGATGAGCGTCGCGCCGCGCATGCCGATCTGCATCGCGGCGTGGAGCGGATGATTCGCCTCGTGGGCCAGCTCCTGACGCTAGCGCGGCAGGAGCCCGGCGCGGCAGATACGCAGCGCGCGCCGGTTGCGCTCGATGCGGTGGCGGCTGATGTGGTGGCCGAGCTGTCGCCGGCGGCCATGCACAAGGGCATCGACCTCGGTATCGCCATGGAGTCGCAGCCCGCTTCAGTCACGGGCAACGGCGATGCGCTGCGCGTGCTGCTGGTCAACCTGGTCGACAACGCGCTCAACTACTGCCCGCGCGGCGCGCGGGTGGACGTATCGACGGGCCATGCGCCTGACGGCGGTGCACAGCTCGTGGTGGAAGACAACGGCCCCGGCATTCCCGCTGAAGAGCGCGAGCGTGTGCTCGACCGCTTCTACCGTCCCGCGCAGGCACCCACCGGCGGCAGCGGACTGGGTTTGGCGATCGTGCGCGAGATTGCACAGGGGCACGATGCCACGTTGGCGCTGGAGGAACGAGAGGGCGGCGGTTTGCGTGTGGTGCTGCGCTTTCCGTTCAAGGCGGCCGCCTAG